The following are encoded together in the Cicer arietinum cultivar CDC Frontier isolate Library 1 chromosome 2, Cicar.CDCFrontier_v2.0, whole genome shotgun sequence genome:
- the LOC101506252 gene encoding chaperonin 60 subunit beta 4, chloroplastic: MSSSSPSPISAAFSFSNSSSLPRPRTRAMSKELHFNHDGATTKKLLAGVDLVAELLGVTLGPKGRNVVLHNKYGPPKIVNDGETVLKEIELEDPLENVGVKLVRQAGAKTNDLAGDGSTTSVVLAHGLIKEGTKVIAAGMNPIQIARGIEKTAIALVSELKLMSREVEDHELKDVAAVSAGNDYVVGEMISEALDKVGRKGVVTIGKGKYIESSLEIVEGMQFDRGYLSPYFVTNRRKMTVELHNCKLLLVDKKITNPKELLNILNDAVKEKYSILIVAEGIEQEALAPVIKNKLSGVLKVAAIKAPAFGERKSQYLEDIAILTGGIVIREDMGFTLEKASKNVLGSATKVVITKDSTLLVTDGSTRPSVEKRVNQLRRLVENTDENFQKNILNERIARLSGGIAILQVGAQTQVELKDKQLRIEDALNATRAAIEEGVVVGGGCSLLRLSMKVDGIKSLLDNEEQKIGAEIFKRALSYPARMIAKNAGVNGNIVIDKVLSNDNMNFGYNAARDCYEDLMKARIMDPTKVVRCCIEHAASVAKTFLTSNAVVIDLKELQPLPQRKPMAASSGLGPIGL, from the exons ATGTCATCTTCTTCTCCATCACCTATATCTGCTGCGTTCTCcttttctaattcatcttcaCTTCCTAGACCCCGAACAAGAGCTATGTCCAAAGAGCTTCATTTCAACCATGATGGTGCAACCACAAAGAAGCTTTTG GCAGGGGTGGACTTAGTGGCAGAGCTGCTTGGTGTTACATTGGGTCCTAAGGGGAGAAATGTTGTGTTGCACAACAAGTATGGTCCACCCAAGATAGTCAATGATGGAGAAACTGTTCTCAAAGag ATTGAATTGGAAGATCCATTGGAGAATGTTGGAGTTAAATTGGTGAGACAAGCTGGTGCAAAAACCAATGACTTAGCTGGTGATGGTTCAACTACATCTGTTGTTCTTGCTCATGGCTTAATCAAAGAAGGAACAAAG GTTATTGCAGCTGGAATGAATCCTATCCAAATTGCTCGTGGGATTGAGAAGACAGCAATAGCTCTTGTTTCGGAACTTAAGTTGATGTCAAGAGAA GTTGAGGATCATGAACTTAAAGATGTTGCGGCAGTCAGCGCGGGGAACGATTATGTCGTCGGAGAAATGATTTCTGAGGCTTTGGATAAAGTAGGCAGAAAAGGAGTAGTGACAATTGGAAAAGGGAAGTACATTGAGAGTAGTCTAGAGATAGTCGAAGGAATGCAATTCGATCGCGGATATCTATCTCCATACTTCGTCACGAATCGAAGAAAGATGACAGTTGAACTTCACAACTGCAAG TTGCTTTTAGTTGACAAAAAGATCACAAATCCAAAGGAGCTGCTTAACATATTGAATGATGCAGTGAAAGAGAAGTATTCAATTTTGATAGTTGCTGAGGGAATTGAGCAGGAAGCACTTGCTCCagttattaaaaataaacttagtGGTGTGCTTAAGGTTGCTGCTATTAAAGCTCCTGCATTTGGTGAACGGAAAAGCCAATACTTGGAAGATATTGCCATCTTGACTGGAG GTATTGTAATAAGAGAAGATATGGGTTTCACCTTAGAAAAAGCTAGCAAGAATGTGTTGGGTTCTGCTACCAAGGTTGTCATAACAAAAGATTCTACCTTACTAGTCACTGATGGGAGTACTAGACCATCAGTTGAGAAGAGGGTTAATCAACTAAGGAGGCTAGTTGAG AATACCGATGAAAATTTCCAAAAGAATATATTGAATGAAAGGATAGCAAGATTATCAGGTGGCATTGCCATTCTTCAG GTAGGAGCACAAACACAAGTAGAGTTGAAGGATAAACAATTAAGAATAGAAGATGCCTTAAATGCAACCAGG GCAGCAATTGAGGAAGGTGTAGTAGTTGGTGGTGGCTGTAGCCTTTTAAGGCTTTCCATGAAGGTTGATGGCATAAAAAGTCTCCTAGACAATGAAGAGCAGAAG ATTGGAGCTGAAATCTTCAAAAGAGCTTTGAGCTATCCTGCTAGAATGATAGCGAAAAATGCTGGTGTAAATGGCAATATTGTCATAGATAAG GTTTTATCAAATGATAACATGAATTTTGGTTACAATGCTGCTAGAGATTGTTATGAGGATCTCATGAAGGCTAGAATCATGGATCCAACAAAG GTAGTTAGGTGCTGTATAGAACATGCAGCTTCTGTGGCCAAGACATTTCTAACATCTAATGCTGTTGTCATTGACCTCAAGGAACTACAACCATTGCCACAGAGAAAGCCAATGGCTGCTAGTTCAG GTTTGGGACCAATTGGCTTGTAA
- the LOC101506691 gene encoding basic leucine zipper 43, which yields MVPNEMRGVHNLTPENSFQIQPNYLLPQQSDIPNFHLNSLLTNLPNFHFPSAGLEFTPPSCLSSNSTTSDEADELQFNVVLDERRHRRMISNRESARRSRMRKQKHLDELWSQVVRLRTENHNLIDKLNHVSESHDRVVQENAKLKEETFDLRQMVSHMQIGNSFGCNMTDFNEVPSQLKDDSVQS from the coding sequence ATGGTTCCCAATGAAATGAGAGGAGTTCATAATTTAACTCCTgaaaattcatttcaaattcaacCAAACTATCTCTTACCACAACAAAGTGACATCCCAAATTTTCATCTAAATAGTCTCTTAACCAACTTACCAAATTTCCATTTCCCATCAGCAGGCCTTGAATTTACTCCTCCATCATGTCTAAGCAGCAACTCAACAACTTCCGACGAAGCGGACGAGCTTCAATTCAACGTCGTCCTCGACGAAAGGAGGCACCGACGAATGATATCGAACAGAGAATCAGCTAGAAGATCAAGGATGAGGAAACAGAAACACTTGGATGAACTCTGGTCACAGGTTGTTAGACTAAGAACTGAGAATCACAACCTTATTGACAAACTCAACCATGTTTCTGAGTCACATGACAGAGTTGTTCAAGAGAATGCAAAACTCAAGGAAGAAACTTTTGATCTTCGACAAATGGTATCTCACATGCAAATTGGTAACTCTTTTGGTTGCAACATGACAGATTTTAATGAGGTTCCATCTCAACTCAAAGATGATTCTGTGCAGAGTTAA